A genomic segment from Deinococcus sp. YIM 77859 encodes:
- a CDS encoding LacI family DNA-binding transcriptional regulator: MTESFPQPTIDDIARASGVSKGTVSRVLNGHATVAAATRQRVEAVMAQLGYSPDPVARHLSWRRGQSLGLLLERDDPMLSPYHVLLRRALEQHTAPRGVQLVDLRADLKQLKRLPSAVLVLHAVDRDPRLTLLQERGVPAVLLGHQAGAFWVAPDDEGGAALAAQALLKGGHRQLAYLGAGPSQVAQDRQRGFERVARQAQATVTALPADFTVLGGYRAMRRAWESGLRFTGVFAQSDESAVGAIAALEDLGVRVPQDVSVVGFDGLPELPLPYALTTVAQDIPRIAATALELMQEATTGQPPRGEYIPVRLIPGATVAPAAQAPCSGGTL; encoded by the coding sequence TTGACCGAGAGTTTTCCGCAACCCACCATCGACGATATTGCCCGGGCCAGCGGCGTGAGCAAGGGCACCGTCAGCCGCGTGCTCAACGGGCACGCCACCGTTGCGGCGGCCACCCGGCAGCGGGTGGAGGCGGTGATGGCGCAGCTGGGCTACAGTCCGGATCCGGTGGCGCGGCATCTTTCCTGGCGCCGGGGCCAGAGCCTGGGCCTCTTGCTGGAACGGGATGACCCGATGCTCAGCCCGTATCACGTGCTGCTGCGCCGCGCCCTCGAGCAGCACACCGCGCCTCGCGGCGTGCAGCTTGTCGACCTGCGAGCAGACCTGAAGCAGCTCAAGCGCCTGCCCAGTGCCGTGCTGGTCCTGCATGCCGTAGACCGGGATCCCCGCCTCACCCTGCTGCAAGAACGGGGGGTCCCGGCTGTGCTGCTGGGCCACCAGGCGGGTGCCTTTTGGGTCGCACCCGACGATGAGGGGGGCGCTGCACTCGCCGCCCAGGCGCTGCTGAAAGGAGGACACCGGCAACTGGCCTACCTGGGTGCTGGCCCCAGCCAGGTCGCGCAGGATCGTCAGCGAGGGTTTGAGCGCGTTGCTCGGCAGGCACAGGCAACCGTGACCGCCCTTCCGGCGGACTTCACGGTGCTGGGGGGCTACCGCGCGATGCGCCGCGCCTGGGAGAGCGGGCTACGCTTCACCGGGGTCTTTGCCCAGAGTGACGAGAGTGCCGTGGGGGCGATTGCCGCCCTCGAGGATCTGGGCGTGCGCGTGCCGCAGGACGTGTCGGTTGTGGGCTTTGACGGCCTGCCCGAGTTGCCTCTCCCCTATGCCCTGACCACCGTCGCGCAGGACATTCCCCGCATCGCTGCGACCGCCCTGGAACTGATGCAGGAAGCCACCACCGGACAGCCGCCGCGTGGTGAATACATCCCCGTTCGCCTCATTCCCGGCGCGACTGTGGCCCCGGCGGCACAGGCGCCATGTTCTGGAGGAACGCTATGA
- a CDS encoding glycogen debranching N-terminal domain-containing protein encodes MLNIRTVLKDNHLYLVGNQNYEIAEGESGLYRRDTRFLSRYEWRLDGQRLQHLLQHQRYPFWLHEHAANADVGYTMRIGVRRDLTVTGHELRDTLRITRYRGEAPYTLSLALAADFLDMFEVRGWPGALGPRNVETREVEGGVEFRYTAQDGLLCRALVQTSLPARWDGEQLSWTLTAPVSDLQIRVFLLQGEELPASGDPAALAAEYDALARSVAGRLRDPLDQAVLTRSVQDLRSLTFHTAHGPFPAAGLPWFVAPFGRDSLIIALMVKDHLPELALAVVRALAAKQGKTYDPHTLEQPGKILHEERVGELTRLGRTPHRPYYATADATPLFVWLVGELAEQHRELAQELRPHWEAALHWLLTDGDPDGDGFIEYTPDPGGITNAVWKDSGDSTFTAEGKDVSGHVAVIEVQGYAYAAYLAAARLYRLLGEGARGAEWESRAARLRERFQEAFWWPEQGYYVHGLDGDKQPLRVLVSNPAHTLWTGIIPPEVAPQVAATALGQRLWSGWGIRTLAQGEPRYNPVSYHNGSVWPHDTALAALGMARYGLHNEARRVARALFDAARAAPDGRLSELFAGFDREGDSPPVPYPAACHPQGWDAAIPLALAHLLNETPVPAAGELLRTSGEPPDEVLGGAFRAAALGR; translated from the coding sequence ATGCTCAACATCCGCACCGTCTTGAAAGACAATCACCTCTACCTCGTCGGCAACCAGAACTACGAGATTGCGGAGGGCGAAAGCGGCCTGTACCGCCGCGACACCCGCTTCCTCAGCCGGTACGAGTGGCGGCTCGACGGCCAGCGACTCCAGCACCTGCTGCAACATCAGCGCTACCCCTTCTGGCTGCATGAGCACGCCGCCAATGCTGACGTGGGCTATACCATGCGCATCGGCGTGCGCCGCGACCTCACGGTGACCGGCCATGAGCTGCGTGACACGCTGCGGATCACCCGGTACCGGGGCGAAGCGCCCTACACCCTCTCCCTCGCGCTGGCGGCCGACTTTCTGGACATGTTCGAGGTGCGCGGCTGGCCCGGCGCTCTGGGGCCGCGGAACGTCGAGACCCGCGAGGTGGAGGGCGGGGTGGAATTTCGCTACACCGCGCAAGACGGCCTGCTGTGCCGCGCCCTGGTGCAGACCAGCCTTCCCGCTCGCTGGGACGGTGAGCAGCTCAGCTGGACGCTCACGGCGCCGGTCAGCGACCTCCAGATTCGCGTGTTTCTGTTGCAGGGCGAAGAGCTCCCTGCTTCCGGCGACCCCGCCGCCCTCGCCGCTGAATACGACGCGTTGGCGCGCAGCGTGGCCGGCCGGTTGCGCGACCCGCTCGACCAGGCCGTCTTGACCCGCAGCGTGCAGGATCTGCGCAGCCTCACCTTTCACACCGCCCACGGCCCCTTTCCGGCGGCGGGCCTACCGTGGTTCGTCGCGCCGTTTGGCCGTGACAGCCTCATCATCGCGCTGATGGTCAAAGACCACCTGCCCGAGCTCGCCCTTGCAGTCGTCCGCGCCCTGGCGGCGAAGCAGGGCAAAACGTACGATCCTCACACTCTGGAGCAGCCGGGCAAGATCCTGCACGAGGAGCGGGTGGGCGAACTGACCCGCCTCGGCCGCACGCCGCACCGCCCCTACTACGCCACCGCCGACGCCACCCCACTCTTTGTGTGGTTGGTGGGTGAGCTGGCCGAACAGCACCGCGAGCTGGCGCAGGAATTGCGGCCCCACTGGGAAGCGGCCCTTCACTGGCTCCTCACCGACGGCGATCCGGATGGCGACGGCTTCATCGAGTACACGCCCGACCCGGGGGGCATCACGAACGCCGTCTGGAAAGACAGCGGGGACAGCACCTTTACGGCAGAGGGCAAAGACGTGAGCGGGCACGTTGCCGTGATCGAGGTGCAGGGCTATGCCTATGCCGCCTACCTCGCGGCAGCCCGGCTGTACCGGCTGCTGGGTGAAGGTGCGCGGGGTGCAGAGTGGGAAAGCCGCGCCGCTCGATTGCGCGAGCGCTTCCAGGAAGCCTTTTGGTGGCCCGAGCAGGGCTACTACGTCCACGGCCTCGATGGGGACAAGCAGCCCCTGCGCGTGCTGGTCAGTAACCCCGCCCACACCCTCTGGACCGGTATCATCCCGCCGGAGGTCGCGCCGCAGGTCGCGGCGACCGCGCTTGGTCAGCGGCTATGGAGCGGCTGGGGCATTCGCACGCTCGCGCAGGGCGAACCCCGCTATAACCCCGTCTCCTACCACAACGGCAGCGTGTGGCCCCATGACACGGCGCTGGCCGCGCTGGGTATGGCGCGCTACGGCCTCCATAACGAGGCCCGGCGGGTGGCCCGCGCTCTTTTCGACGCGGCCCGTGCCGCCCCTGATGGCCGCCTCAGCGAACTGTTTGCCGGCTTTGACCGCGAGGGAGACAGCCCGCCGGTCCCCTATCCCGCCGCCTGCCACCCCCAGGGATGGGACGCCGCGATTCCTCTTGCCCTGGCCCATCTGCTGAACGAGACCCCCGTGCCGGCTGCCGGAGAACTGCTGCGAACCTCAGGTGAGCCGCCAGACGAAGTCCTGGGCGGGGCGTTTCGCGCAGCGGCGCTGGGGAGGTGA
- a CDS encoding 3-hydroxyacyl-CoA dehydrogenase NAD-binding domain-containing protein — translation MSIVDQTREGDVLVLTINNPPVNAFSPGVPEGLHAGLDAAEADEGIRAVVIIGGGRTFIAGADIKTFDLPREQAPDLRGFITRLDAFPKPTVAAIHGTALGGGLEVALACTYRVATRDAQLGLPEVKLGVLPGAGGTQRLPRVVGVPKALEMMLSGTPVRATEAQALGLVDEIIEGDLRAGAVAFARAHADLRPLPRVSERPVEGGSPQVFAAAREGIKKTHRGQLAPSLIIDLVELATTQPFQVGWEEEARLFLQAKDSPQSRGLRHIFFAEREAGKIPGLSKDTPVSEIRRAGIVGAGTMGGGIAMNFLNASIPVTIVETSQEALDRGLATIRRNYENTAKKGRLTQEDVEQRLSLLTPSLDLADLADADIIIEAVFEDMDVKKDIFRRLDEIAKPGAILATNTSTLDVNEIAAVTTRPEQVIGLHFFSPANVMRLLEIVRADKTSDRVLATSMALARRIGKVGVVVGVCDGFVGNRMIHRYGDEARKLVEEGARPEDVDGAMNAFGLPMGPFQMSDMAGLDVGYLIRQHQAKVRGLPKPDGWLDRIVEMGRKGQKTGGGVYDYGEDRKPRPNAEVGQLIEAYRAEKGLQPRELSAQELTERLLYSLINEGAKILEEGIAQRAGDIDVIYIYGYGFPAYRGGPMGYADEVGLANVVAALKRYGQTPAPLLQRLAEEGKTFAEWDREKAA, via the coding sequence ATGAGCATCGTTGACCAGACCCGTGAGGGTGACGTTCTCGTCCTGACCATCAACAACCCGCCTGTGAATGCTTTTTCGCCCGGGGTGCCGGAGGGGTTGCATGCGGGGCTCGATGCCGCCGAGGCGGATGAAGGCATTCGGGCGGTCGTGATCATCGGCGGCGGGCGAACCTTTATCGCGGGGGCCGACATCAAGACCTTTGACCTTCCACGCGAGCAGGCGCCTGACCTGCGCGGTTTTATCACCCGTTTGGACGCCTTTCCCAAGCCCACCGTCGCGGCGATCCACGGTACGGCGCTGGGCGGGGGGCTGGAGGTCGCGCTCGCCTGCACCTACCGCGTGGCCACCCGGGACGCGCAACTGGGTCTGCCGGAGGTCAAGCTGGGGGTGCTGCCCGGAGCGGGGGGCACCCAGCGCTTGCCCCGCGTGGTGGGTGTGCCAAAAGCCCTGGAGATGATGCTCTCGGGCACGCCTGTTCGCGCGACCGAAGCCCAGGCCCTCGGGCTGGTGGACGAGATCATAGAGGGCGACCTGCGCGCAGGAGCGGTGGCTTTTGCCCGCGCCCATGCTGATCTTCGTCCGCTCCCCCGAGTCAGTGAGCGTCCGGTCGAGGGGGGGAGCCCCCAGGTGTTTGCCGCTGCTCGCGAGGGGATCAAGAAGACCCACCGCGGTCAGCTCGCCCCGAGCTTGATCATCGATCTGGTCGAGCTGGCGACGACCCAGCCCTTTCAGGTGGGATGGGAGGAGGAAGCGCGGCTCTTCCTCCAGGCCAAGGATTCCCCGCAGTCACGCGGCCTGCGCCATATCTTTTTTGCCGAACGCGAGGCGGGCAAGATTCCAGGACTAAGCAAGGACACGCCCGTCAGCGAGATTCGCCGGGCGGGCATCGTCGGTGCGGGCACGATGGGCGGCGGAATCGCCATGAATTTCCTCAACGCCTCGATTCCCGTCACCATTGTGGAAACCTCCCAGGAGGCGCTTGACCGGGGCCTGGCCACCATTCGGCGCAACTACGAAAACACCGCCAAGAAGGGCCGCCTGACCCAGGAGGACGTTGAACAGCGCCTGAGCCTGCTGACGCCGAGCCTCGACCTCGCGGATCTCGCGGACGCCGACATCATCATCGAGGCGGTCTTCGAGGATATGGACGTCAAAAAAGACATCTTCCGCCGTCTGGACGAGATCGCCAAGCCGGGCGCGATTCTGGCAACAAACACCTCCACCCTGGACGTGAACGAGATCGCCGCCGTCACCACGCGGCCCGAACAGGTGATCGGTCTGCACTTCTTCAGCCCGGCGAATGTGATGCGGCTCCTGGAGATCGTGCGCGCGGACAAGACGAGTGACCGCGTCCTGGCGACCAGCATGGCCCTCGCCCGGCGGATTGGGAAAGTCGGGGTGGTGGTGGGCGTCTGTGACGGCTTTGTGGGGAACCGCATGATCCACCGCTACGGGGATGAGGCCCGCAAACTGGTGGAGGAGGGAGCTCGGCCTGAGGACGTGGACGGCGCCATGAACGCGTTTGGTCTGCCCATGGGGCCTTTTCAGATGAGCGATATGGCGGGCCTCGACGTGGGCTACCTGATTCGTCAGCATCAGGCGAAGGTACGGGGCCTTCCCAAGCCTGACGGCTGGCTTGACCGCATCGTCGAGATGGGCCGCAAGGGCCAGAAGACGGGGGGCGGCGTGTACGACTACGGCGAGGACCGCAAGCCGCGGCCCAATGCCGAGGTTGGGCAGTTGATCGAGGCGTACCGCGCCGAAAAGGGGCTTCAGCCCCGCGAACTCAGCGCGCAGGAACTCACCGAGCGCCTGCTGTACTCGCTGATCAACGAGGGCGCCAAGATTCTCGAGGAGGGGATTGCCCAGCGCGCCGGGGACATCGACGTGATCTACATCTACGGCTACGGCTTTCCCGCCTACCGTGGCGGCCCGATGGGCTACGCCGATGAGGTGGGCCTGGCCAACGTCGTCGCGGCCCTGAAGCGGTACGGCCAAACCCCCGCGCCGCTCCTCCAGCGGCTGGCCGAAGAAGGCAAGACGTTCGCCGAGTGGGACCGGGAAAAAGCCGCTTGA
- a CDS encoding NADPH:quinone oxidoreductase family protein has translation MSETMKAVVVERLGPPDVMELRELPVPQPGPGEVRLRVEAVGINFADVLAVAGEYLTRTRVPYTPGMEFAGVVDALGEGVTGVQLGQRVAALAGRGGLAEYAVTPAAALVPIPASLSAEQAAAFPVSYFTAYHGLKTLGRGQPGEWVLVQAAAGALGTASVQLAKALGLNVLATASTEEKLAVARKLGADLTLLQDDPERVHKAREATGGKGIPLILEVVGGKRFQESLDMAAHRGRIIVIGNASREQAHLRPVELMKRNLTVTGLWLTSLMGDEEATREAAEVLTRLVASGQVVPQVGPIYPLADSARAFQDILDRKTTGKVLIRPGR, from the coding sequence ATGAGTGAAACCATGAAGGCCGTCGTGGTTGAGCGTCTCGGTCCTCCCGACGTGATGGAGCTGCGCGAGCTGCCCGTACCCCAGCCCGGTCCCGGCGAGGTGCGCCTTCGGGTCGAGGCGGTGGGCATCAACTTCGCCGACGTGCTCGCGGTGGCCGGCGAATACCTGACCCGCACGCGGGTGCCCTACACCCCGGGCATGGAATTTGCGGGCGTGGTGGACGCCCTGGGCGAAGGCGTGACGGGCGTCCAGCTCGGCCAAAGGGTCGCGGCCCTCGCCGGACGCGGCGGCCTAGCGGAATACGCGGTGACGCCCGCGGCGGCCCTCGTGCCCATTCCCGCCAGTCTGAGCGCCGAGCAGGCCGCTGCCTTTCCAGTCTCCTACTTCACGGCGTACCACGGCTTGAAAACGCTCGGACGGGGCCAGCCGGGAGAGTGGGTGTTGGTGCAGGCGGCGGCGGGAGCGCTGGGCACCGCTTCTGTGCAGCTCGCCAAGGCGCTGGGCCTGAACGTTCTCGCGACCGCCAGCACCGAGGAGAAGCTGGCGGTCGCTCGGAAGCTCGGAGCCGACCTGACCCTCCTTCAGGACGATCCCGAGCGCGTGCACAAGGCCCGGGAGGCCACCGGGGGCAAGGGCATTCCCCTCATTCTGGAAGTGGTGGGAGGCAAGAGATTTCAAGAAAGCCTCGACATGGCCGCCCACCGGGGCCGCATCATCGTGATCGGCAACGCCAGTCGTGAGCAGGCTCACCTGCGGCCCGTTGAGCTGATGAAACGCAACCTGACGGTGACGGGCCTGTGGCTGACCTCGCTGATGGGAGACGAGGAAGCTACCCGTGAGGCGGCAGAGGTCCTCACCCGGCTAGTCGCCAGCGGCCAGGTGGTGCCCCAGGTCGGACCCATCTATCCGCTGGCCGACAGTGCGCGCGCCTTCCAGGACATTCTGGACCGCAAGACGACCGGAAAGGTCCTGATCAGGCCCGGCCGTTAG
- a CDS encoding carbohydrate ABC transporter permease has product MTAVQTSRAPASPHSDERWLARRRWARAGWLYALMLLLSFFFLGPFLMGVLSSLKDNPNEYPPRLIIPQLTPEYIARAYRLGVQGGGGGWQGGLYPGRTVTFDVAVRSPQGAPQDPPTVALFPYQPVSLVSITRYAQARDFAQVSLQPTGTAAEVRTYRVTVRYPPLTRQTGRLLTGQLTEPGETLSARLAGGQVVPITLDTPEAQAVQYTLAQYQPVELVERGGRYYLRGPVFERTPLQVDVQRGQTLVSSTLPPSDRQNFGRSLAYRNITPGILGYTFNNYRRAFHETTNPATGQSLFFTWTLNSFLYAFLRVAAAVVFCSLAGYALARLDFPGKNLLFVGAVLFVQMVPSQVNLISNYVLLKDLNLLNIWGLWLNGLVAAGGVFLMKQFFEGMPRELEESAAIDGAGAWTTFWRVMLPQAGPALIALAITQFQAAWNDFFWPLVILRENTSFTLTVGLSNFRELYGGQGDYGLILAGAVLSAIPVIIIFVIFQRYFVDTGADSAVKG; this is encoded by the coding sequence ATGACCGCCGTGCAGACCTCGCGTGCGCCTGCCTCCCCCCACAGCGATGAGCGCTGGCTGGCCCGCCGGCGCTGGGCCCGAGCAGGCTGGCTGTACGCCCTGATGCTGCTGCTGAGTTTCTTCTTTCTGGGACCGTTTCTGATGGGTGTTCTCAGCAGCCTCAAGGACAACCCCAACGAGTACCCGCCGCGCCTGATAATTCCGCAACTGACCCCCGAGTACATCGCCCGCGCCTACCGCCTGGGGGTGCAGGGCGGCGGAGGCGGCTGGCAGGGCGGGCTGTACCCCGGACGAACGGTGACCTTTGACGTGGCGGTGCGTTCCCCACAGGGCGCGCCGCAGGACCCACCCACCGTCGCGCTGTTTCCGTACCAACCCGTCAGCCTGGTAAGCATCACCCGGTACGCGCAGGCGCGCGACTTCGCTCAGGTGAGCCTGCAACCCACTGGAACAGCCGCTGAGGTGCGCACCTACCGGGTGACGGTCCGGTATCCGCCCCTCACTCGGCAGACGGGCCGTCTCCTCACCGGGCAGCTGACCGAGCCGGGCGAAACGCTCAGCGCACGCCTGGCGGGAGGCCAGGTTGTCCCCATCACGCTGGATACGCCGGAGGCGCAGGCCGTGCAGTACACCCTCGCGCAGTACCAGCCGGTGGAGCTGGTGGAACGCGGCGGGCGGTACTACCTGCGCGGGCCGGTGTTCGAGCGTACGCCGCTACAGGTGGACGTGCAGCGCGGGCAGACGCTTGTCAGCAGCACCCTGCCCCCCAGCGACCGGCAGAATTTCGGGCGCTCGCTCGCGTACCGCAACATCACGCCCGGCATTCTGGGCTACACCTTCAACAACTACCGCCGCGCCTTTCACGAGACCACCAACCCAGCCACCGGCCAGAGCCTGTTTTTTACCTGGACCCTGAACTCGTTCCTGTACGCCTTTTTGCGCGTGGCGGCCGCCGTGGTGTTCTGCTCGCTCGCCGGGTACGCTCTCGCTCGCCTGGACTTTCCCGGCAAGAATCTGCTGTTTGTGGGAGCGGTGCTGTTTGTGCAGATGGTGCCCAGCCAGGTGAACCTGATCAGCAACTACGTGCTTCTCAAAGATCTGAACCTGCTCAACATCTGGGGGCTTTGGCTGAATGGGCTCGTCGCGGCCGGCGGCGTCTTCCTGATGAAGCAGTTTTTCGAGGGCATGCCGCGCGAGCTCGAGGAATCCGCCGCCATCGACGGCGCAGGAGCCTGGACGACCTTCTGGCGGGTGATGCTCCCGCAGGCGGGTCCGGCGCTGATCGCGCTTGCCATCACCCAGTTTCAGGCCGCTTGGAACGACTTCTTCTGGCCGCTGGTGATCCTGCGGGAAAACACGAGCTTTACCCTGACGGTGGGGCTTTCGAACTTCCGGGAGCTGTATGGTGGGCAGGGTGACTACGGCCTCATTCTGGCCGGTGCCGTGCTGAGCGCCATCCCGGTGATCATCATCTTCGTGATCTTCCAGCGGTATTTCGTGGACACCGGCGCAGACAGTGCCGTGAAGGGCTGA
- a CDS encoding extracellular solute-binding protein translates to MKKALYLGLALLAASASAQSTKTIKINGYGGTDQTLVNDLINRFVKPQLAKEGVTVVYQPLQGDYNKALTTLLAANTAGDVMYLPAETLDGFVATGKILPLNGLVSTAPFIKSLNTAFTRNGKLYAIAKDFNTLTLVYNKDLFDEAGVAYPNNNDTWSSLANKLRQVKQKLGSDYYGLCLQPNWDRFGAFAFATGWPQFGPGGKTNLADPRFAEAFGWYTSLAKDRVGVQPSQLSTDWGGGCLKTGRVAAAIEGGWIVNFLRDNAPNLKFGTALLPKNDKTGKRGNFLYTVGWAINSGTKNKAAALKVLNILTSPQVQQYVLEQGLAIPSRTSLVNSAYFQKPEAGAQNAKLVFQGADDGYVRAFTFGPKGPDWAKPINEALAAVLSGQKSAAEALKKAQADMTTFQSR, encoded by the coding sequence ATGAAAAAAGCTCTGTACCTCGGCCTCGCCCTGCTTGCCGCCAGCGCCAGCGCGCAAAGCACCAAGACCATCAAGATCAACGGGTATGGCGGCACGGACCAGACACTGGTGAATGACCTGATCAACCGCTTCGTCAAGCCGCAGCTGGCAAAAGAAGGGGTGACCGTCGTGTACCAGCCGCTTCAGGGCGACTACAACAAGGCGCTGACCACACTGCTCGCCGCCAATACCGCCGGGGACGTGATGTATCTGCCCGCCGAGACCCTCGACGGCTTCGTCGCGACGGGCAAGATTCTTCCCTTAAACGGCCTGGTGAGCACGGCGCCCTTTATCAAGAGCCTGAACACTGCGTTCACCCGCAACGGCAAGCTCTACGCGATCGCCAAGGACTTCAATACGCTGACTTTGGTCTACAACAAGGACCTCTTCGACGAGGCGGGCGTGGCGTATCCCAACAACAACGACACCTGGTCGAGCCTCGCCAACAAGCTGCGCCAGGTCAAGCAAAAGCTGGGCAGTGACTACTACGGCCTCTGCCTGCAACCCAACTGGGACCGCTTCGGGGCCTTTGCCTTTGCCACCGGCTGGCCGCAGTTTGGCCCGGGTGGCAAGACCAACCTCGCTGACCCGCGCTTTGCGGAGGCCTTTGGCTGGTACACCAGCCTGGCCAAGGACCGGGTAGGCGTGCAGCCCAGTCAGCTGTCCACCGATTGGGGCGGCGGCTGCCTGAAAACCGGCAGGGTCGCAGCGGCCATCGAGGGCGGCTGGATCGTGAACTTCCTGCGGGACAACGCGCCCAACCTGAAATTTGGCACGGCGCTGCTGCCCAAAAACGACAAGACCGGCAAGCGCGGCAACTTCCTGTACACCGTGGGCTGGGCGATCAACAGCGGCACCAAGAACAAGGCCGCAGCCCTCAAGGTGCTCAATATCCTCACCAGCCCGCAGGTACAGCAGTACGTGCTGGAGCAGGGCTTGGCCATTCCCAGCCGCACCTCGCTGGTCAACAGCGCCTACTTCCAAAAGCCGGAGGCCGGGGCACAAAATGCCAAGCTGGTGTTTCAGGGCGCTGATGACGGGTATGTCCGCGCCTTTACCTTTGGCCCCAAGGGACCGGACTGGGCCAAGCCCATCAATGAGGCGCTCGCCGCCGTGCTGAGTGGCCAAAAAAGCGCGGCCGAGGCGCTGAAAAAGGCACAGGCGGACATGACCACCTTCCAAAGCCGCTAA
- a CDS encoding carbohydrate ABC transporter permease — MFRKGQATATAYLFLAPFLISTAVFFFYAFGRAIYYSFTDFNLFNTPKLIGVQPYAAVLADPSFQRALANSLIFALITTTLQTIFALLMAVALNNRLRGMTFFRSAWYMPSITSSVVITLIFLWLFQQRGVVNYLITQWQTYQPLLLTFLAGLVASQVIQVVAERRRGLPARWTDPALAAVSTLAALVLTAALVWLGITEPRDVPPFDYQYFADKWITLGGVRLLSIPLLVIIIQNTFTTVPTLMLFFLAGLQNVPAALYEAAEIDGATPFQKLTRVTVPLLRPVTFYVVTVGLIGTMQMFDQVAVIGSAAPQDTLVTLAYYVYANTFKAGAAPVNLAAAAAILLALIILMMVFVQRRFFPAEGR; from the coding sequence ATGTTCCGTAAAGGCCAGGCCACCGCGACCGCCTACCTGTTTCTTGCGCCCTTCCTGATCTCCACGGCGGTCTTTTTCTTCTATGCCTTCGGGCGAGCGATCTACTATTCCTTCACGGACTTCAACCTCTTTAATACCCCGAAGCTCATCGGGGTCCAGCCCTACGCGGCGGTGCTCGCCGATCCTTCGTTTCAGCGGGCGCTGGCCAACAGCCTGATCTTTGCGCTGATCACGACCACCCTCCAGACGATCTTTGCCCTGCTGATGGCGGTGGCGCTCAACAACAGGCTGCGCGGCATGACCTTTTTCCGCTCGGCCTGGTACATGCCCTCCATCACCAGCAGTGTGGTGATTACCCTGATCTTTCTGTGGCTGTTTCAGCAGCGGGGCGTGGTCAACTACCTGATCACCCAGTGGCAAACGTACCAACCCCTGCTGCTCACCTTTCTGGCCGGGCTGGTGGCCTCACAGGTGATTCAGGTTGTCGCAGAACGCCGCCGGGGCCTCCCCGCACGCTGGACGGACCCCGCGCTGGCCGCCGTGAGTACCCTGGCGGCGCTTGTGCTCACAGCGGCGCTGGTCTGGCTGGGCATCACCGAACCGCGCGATGTGCCGCCCTTCGACTATCAGTACTTTGCCGACAAGTGGATCACGCTGGGCGGCGTGCGGCTCCTGAGTATCCCGCTGCTGGTCATCATCATCCAAAACACCTTTACGACCGTCCCCACGCTGATGCTGTTTTTTCTGGCGGGCCTCCAGAACGTTCCCGCCGCGCTGTACGAGGCGGCGGAGATCGACGGCGCCACGCCCTTCCAGAAGCTGACGCGGGTGACGGTTCCGCTGCTGCGCCCGGTGACCTTTTATGTGGTGACCGTGGGCCTGATCGGCACGATGCAGATGTTTGACCAGGTGGCGGTGATCGGCTCGGCAGCCCCGCAAGACACCCTCGTGACGCTGGCGTACTACGTGTACGCCAACACCTTCAAGGCTGGGGCCGCACCGGTGAACCTGGCGGCGGCAGCAGCGATTCTCCTGGCCCTGATCATCCTGATGATGGTCTTTGTGCAGCGCCGCTTCTTTCCCGCGGAGGGGCGCTGA